Proteins co-encoded in one uncultured Bacteroides sp. genomic window:
- a CDS encoding SGNH/GDSL hydrolase family protein: protein MKKHITLIALLLLSITVNSQIVYHDASVFPLLGKATQSTATRYERLPDSLRKISRPPLWELGQNSAGLAVRFRSNSTTIAAKWNLLLDRYMNHMTPTGTKGLDLYCLQDGKWVFVNSGRPNGKESTVTIISDMKPEEREYMLYLPLYDGVTSLAIGVDSLSEISQPKVDLPVRTKPIVFYGTSILQGCSASRPGMAHTNILSRWLNRETINLGFSGNGQLDLEIADVITNVDASMYILDFVANATVEQMKERADKFYTIIRSRHPDTPILFVEDPIFTHTRFDQRIAQEVKERNETINAFFQLLKKRGEKNIYFLSSRDMLGHDGEATVDGAHFTDLGFMRYAELLYPVIKKHMK, encoded by the coding sequence ATGAAAAAACACATTACTCTAATAGCACTATTATTGCTATCAATCACAGTAAACAGTCAGATTGTTTACCATGATGCTTCAGTTTTTCCCTTATTAGGCAAAGCTACACAAAGCACTGCAACACGTTATGAACGTTTACCTGATTCGCTCAGAAAGATTTCCCGTCCACCACTTTGGGAACTGGGGCAGAACAGTGCCGGACTTGCAGTACGTTTCAGATCTAATTCCACCACAATCGCAGCAAAATGGAATCTTCTTTTAGATCGTTATATGAATCACATGACACCAACAGGTACTAAAGGGCTCGACCTCTATTGTCTGCAAGACGGTAAATGGGTATTTGTTAACAGCGGACGTCCTAATGGAAAGGAAAGTACAGTAACTATCATCTCAGATATGAAACCGGAAGAACGAGAATATATGTTGTACCTTCCTCTCTACGATGGAGTAACTTCACTTGCCATCGGCGTTGATTCTTTGTCAGAAATCTCTCAGCCAAAGGTCGACTTGCCAGTTCGCACTAAACCTATTGTATTTTACGGAACAAGTATTCTTCAGGGCTGCAGTGCATCCAGACCGGGTATGGCACATACCAACATCCTGTCTCGTTGGCTGAACCGCGAAACAATCAATCTGGGATTCAGCGGCAACGGACAGCTTGACCTGGAAATTGCAGACGTAATAACAAACGTAGACGCTTCTATGTATATTCTTGACTTTGTAGCAAATGCAACAGTTGAGCAGATGAAAGAGCGGGCAGACAAATTTTATACCATAATTCGCAGTCGTCATCCCGATACTCCGATACTCTTCGTGGAAGACCCCATATTTACCCACACCCGTTTCGATCAGCGCATTGCACAGGAAGTAAAAGAGAGGAACGAAACCATTAATGCTTTCTTCCAATTATTAAAGAAGCGCGGAGAAAAGAATATTTATTTTCTCTCTTCCAGGGATATGTTAGGGCATGATGGCGAAGCTACAGTAGACGGTGCACATTTCACCGACCTTGGTTTTATGCGTTACGCTGAGTTACTTTATCCTGTTATAAAGAAACACATGAAATAA
- a CDS encoding alpha-L-fucosidase codes for MKKLVLAGIMSLFTCLPSQLLKAQPATCGPVPSQRQLKWQEMEMYAFIHFSMNTFTDMEWGYGDKDPKLFNPTQLDCRQWARICKEAGFKGIILTTKHHDGFCLWPSKYTNYSVKASPWKDGKGDVIAELRKACDEYGLKLGLYLSPWDRNSAVYGSPDYITYFRNQLKEILTNYGNIFEMWFDGANGGTGYYGGANEQRTIDRKTYYDWPNTYKLVYSLQPNIMLFSDAGPDCRWCGTEEGWVGETNWSTLRRDEVWPGWPLYEQLRNGHEDGNYWVPAEVDTSIRPGWFYHASEDSKVKTPQQLVELYYNSIGRNGNMILNLPVDRRGLVNEIDEKSLLEFARIIRKELANDLAKGKMVTASNVREKSKSYAARNVVDGDNKTYWATNDGVTNATLTLDFKKNTTFNRVLLREYIALGQRVKAFTVDAYQNGSWKEVTKATTIGNKRILRIPSTTASKIRIHITDSKACPLISTLSVYNAPVEAQSKDNEKGKLNVTKNWKILNGDATAAAAIDGNAATVYIQQGNLPHELIIDLQKDAQISEFTYSPDKKVGAKGVIFNYRFSVSADGKNWETVSEGEFSNIKNNPIPQTKYFQKKKVRFVKLTALSNTDGTQEAGYAEIDVK; via the coding sequence ATGAAGAAATTAGTTTTAGCAGGAATAATGAGTTTGTTTACTTGTCTTCCCAGTCAGCTACTAAAAGCACAACCGGCCACGTGTGGTCCGGTACCCAGTCAGCGTCAGTTAAAATGGCAGGAAATGGAGATGTATGCTTTTATCCATTTCAGTATGAACACGTTTACGGATATGGAATGGGGATATGGCGACAAAGATCCTAAGCTTTTCAATCCTACTCAGCTGGATTGCCGTCAATGGGCTCGCATTTGCAAGGAGGCGGGATTCAAGGGGATTATTCTCACAACTAAACATCATGACGGGTTTTGCTTGTGGCCTTCCAAATACACCAACTATTCGGTAAAAGCTTCTCCATGGAAGGATGGCAAAGGTGATGTTATTGCGGAACTTCGCAAGGCGTGTGATGAATATGGGCTAAAGCTTGGTCTTTACCTTTCTCCGTGGGATCGTAATAGTGCGGTGTATGGCTCTCCCGATTATATCACTTATTTCCGCAATCAGCTAAAGGAGATTCTGACTAATTACGGAAATATCTTCGAAATGTGGTTTGACGGCGCTAATGGTGGTACTGGTTATTACGGCGGAGCCAACGAGCAACGAACCATAGATCGCAAGACTTATTATGACTGGCCAAATACATATAAGCTGGTTTATTCTCTTCAACCAAATATTATGTTATTCAGTGATGCAGGCCCCGACTGCCGCTGGTGCGGAACAGAGGAAGGCTGGGTAGGAGAAACAAACTGGAGCACACTGAGGCGTGATGAGGTGTGGCCGGGATGGCCGCTTTATGAACAGCTTCGCAACGGACACGAGGATGGTAATTACTGGGTTCCTGCGGAAGTGGACACATCCATTCGTCCGGGATGGTTCTATCATGCTTCGGAAGATTCTAAGGTAAAAACTCCTCAGCAACTGGTTGAGCTGTATTATAACTCTATAGGGCGCAACGGTAATATGATTCTGAATCTGCCGGTGGATCGCCGCGGACTTGTGAATGAAATAGATGAGAAGTCTTTGCTTGAATTTGCACGGATTATCAGAAAAGAACTTGCCAACGATCTTGCAAAAGGGAAAATGGTTACAGCATCAAATGTTCGTGAAAAGTCTAAAAGCTATGCAGCACGCAATGTTGTTGACGGAGATAATAAGACTTACTGGGCTACCAATGATGGTGTAACCAATGCCACACTGACTCTCGACTTTAAAAAGAATACTACTTTTAACAGGGTTTTACTGCGTGAATACATTGCACTGGGACAACGTGTGAAGGCATTCACCGTTGATGCTTATCAGAATGGCAGCTGGAAAGAGGTGACCAAAGCAACAACCATTGGTAACAAACGCATCTTGCGTATTCCATCGACTACGGCTTCCAAAATTCGTATTCATATTACAGATTCGAAGGCTTGTCCTTTAATTTCTACATTGTCTGTTTACAATGCTCCGGTGGAAGCACAAAGCAAAGATAACGAAAAGGGTAAACTGAATGTTACTAAGAACTGGAAGATTCTGAATGGTGATGCAACTGCTGCAGCTGCTATTGATGGTAATGCTGCTACCGTGTATATTCAGCAAGGTAATCTGCCTCACGAATTGATCATCGATTTACAAAAAGATGCTCAGATTTCAGAGTTTACATACTCTCCTGATAAGAAGGTGGGAGCTAAAGGGGTTATCTTCAATTACAGATTTTCTGTTTCTGCCGACGGGAAGAATTGGGAAACGGTATCTGAAGGTGAATTCTCGAACATAAAAAACAATCCGATTCCTCAGACTAAGTACTTCCAAAAGAAAAAGGTACGATTTGTAAAGCTTACGGCATTAAGCAATACGGATGGCACACAAGAGGCCGGATATGCGGAAATAGATGTGAAGTAA
- a CDS encoding family 20 glycosylhydrolase has product MLNKKIRVCLLVALIMIGIPTMAKNTVSIVPKPLSMEEGSGVFNLKSGQTITATAASLRPAAEYLQQVIGAATGTSLKVSNSKNSVIQISLDSSLPKAGAYRLKVTAKSIKIEGKDYQGVIAGIATLRQLLQGRAIPEVKVEDSPALTWRGFMLDSSRHFWSKAEVKRVLDLMALYKLNKFHWHLTDDQGWRIEIKKYPLLTEKGAWRHFNNQDRDCQKFEKKFENSDFHLPEAKMQIQGTDTLYGGFYTQNDIREVVAYAAQRGIDIIPEIDMPGHFMAAISNYPDVACSGMVGWGTTFSSPICPGKDSSLEFCKNVYREVMQLFPYQYIHLGADEVEKTNWKKCPDCQRRIKEQGLNTPEQLQAWFVHYMEKFFNENGRRMIGWDEILEGGLSKTATITWWRTWAPNAVPQATAQGNQAILCPNGAFYLDNWEDKNSMSTLYNYNPLFEGLSDTQKQNIIGAQCNLWTESVPTIKRVEYMLFPRLIAFSEMVWLPAEKKNEKDFLNRLPAQLKLLEAEKVNYRVPDLGGFYETNAFIGNKTLNLTCLKPNVEIHYTTDGKNPTRSSALYNGPITIDHSTDYIFRTFRADGTPSEAVKAKFIKMDYSPATPATIQGSGLKAIWHEYVGERCREIEAAPVNGEYQVSTVSIPKEVKGNIGLVLTGYLDVPADGIYTFALLSDDGSMMEVDGQLILDNDGGHSPKEITSQMALSKGLHPVKILYFDHNGGTLKMSTYNDKGDKIEWPAEWLKY; this is encoded by the coding sequence ATGTTAAATAAAAAAATAAGAGTTTGCCTGCTGGTTGCGTTAATTATGATTGGCATCCCAACAATGGCAAAAAACACAGTGTCTATCGTACCAAAGCCTCTTTCTATGGAAGAAGGTTCCGGTGTATTCAACCTTAAAAGCGGACAAACCATAACTGCTACTGCCGCCAGTCTGCGACCTGCAGCCGAATATCTGCAACAGGTAATTGGTGCAGCAACTGGGACTTCATTGAAAGTGAGCAATAGCAAAAATAGTGTGATACAGATTTCTCTGGATAGCTCTCTGCCTAAAGCCGGTGCTTACCGATTGAAGGTAACTGCGAAGAGCATCAAGATTGAAGGGAAAGATTATCAAGGAGTGATTGCCGGTATCGCCACACTGCGACAATTGTTGCAGGGACGCGCAATTCCCGAAGTGAAGGTAGAGGACTCTCCTGCTCTTACATGGAGAGGTTTTATGCTCGACTCTTCCCGCCACTTCTGGAGCAAAGCTGAAGTAAAAAGGGTACTCGACTTAATGGCTCTTTATAAACTGAACAAGTTTCACTGGCATCTCACCGATGATCAGGGATGGCGCATTGAAATAAAGAAATATCCTTTGCTTACTGAAAAAGGTGCGTGGAGACATTTCAATAATCAAGACCGCGATTGCCAGAAATTTGAGAAAAAATTTGAGAATTCGGACTTCCACTTGCCGGAAGCAAAAATGCAGATTCAGGGAACTGATACTCTTTACGGCGGGTTCTATACTCAGAATGATATTCGTGAGGTAGTAGCTTACGCGGCACAACGCGGTATCGACATTATTCCCGAAATAGATATGCCGGGACATTTTATGGCAGCTATCAGTAATTATCCGGATGTGGCCTGCTCAGGTATGGTTGGATGGGGAACTACTTTCTCCTCTCCTATCTGTCCGGGAAAAGATTCTTCTCTGGAGTTTTGCAAGAATGTGTATCGTGAAGTGATGCAGTTATTCCCTTATCAATACATTCATTTGGGCGCCGACGAAGTGGAGAAGACTAACTGGAAGAAGTGCCCCGACTGCCAGCGTAGAATAAAGGAACAAGGGTTGAATACTCCTGAACAGTTACAGGCGTGGTTTGTACACTACATGGAAAAGTTCTTTAACGAGAATGGCCGCCGCATGATAGGTTGGGATGAAATTCTGGAAGGTGGTCTGTCTAAAACTGCTACCATTACCTGGTGGCGTACCTGGGCTCCGAATGCTGTTCCACAGGCTACTGCACAAGGTAATCAGGCTATTTTGTGTCCTAACGGTGCATTCTATCTGGATAATTGGGAAGACAAGAATTCAATGTCAACTCTTTATAACTACAATCCATTGTTCGAAGGATTGTCTGATACTCAGAAGCAGAATATCATCGGGGCACAATGTAACTTATGGACGGAATCGGTGCCAACCATTAAAAGAGTGGAATATATGTTGTTCCCCCGATTGATAGCTTTCAGTGAAATGGTTTGGCTGCCTGCTGAGAAAAAGAACGAAAAGGATTTCCTAAACCGACTACCTGCACAATTGAAATTACTGGAAGCTGAAAAGGTGAATTACCGTGTTCCAGATTTAGGCGGTTTCTACGAAACAAATGCGTTTATTGGCAACAAGACATTAAATCTGACTTGCCTAAAACCGAATGTGGAGATTCATTATACCACCGATGGCAAGAACCCTACAAGAAGTTCTGCCCTCTATAATGGCCCGATAACTATCGATCATTCCACTGATTATATTTTCCGTACTTTCCGTGCCGACGGTACTCCATCCGAAGCTGTAAAGGCGAAGTTCATCAAGATGGATTATTCTCCGGCTACTCCGGCCACCATTCAGGGAAGTGGACTGAAAGCTATCTGGCATGAATATGTTGGGGAACGTTGCCGTGAGATAGAAGCTGCTCCTGTAAATGGAGAGTATCAGGTTTCCACTGTCTCCATTCCAAAAGAAGTAAAAGGTAATATCGGTCTGGTACTGACCGGTTATCTGGATGTCCCTGCAGATGGAATCTACACCTTTGCACTGCTTTCAGACGATGGCAGCATGATGGAAGTGGACGGCCAACTGATTCTTGATAATGATGGAGGTCACTCTCCGAAAGAGATAACTTCGCAAATGGCGCTTTCAAAAGGTCTTCATCCTGTAAAGATCCTCTATTTCGACCACAACGGCGGTACACTTAAAATGAGTACTTACAATGACAAAGGTGATAAGATTGAATGGCCTGCTGAATGGTTGAAATATTAA
- a CDS encoding type II toxin-antitoxin system Y4mF family antitoxin, which yields MKSIGNTIKERRKMLSITQRELAEIAGVGINTLTKIERGEANPSLEVLNRILDALGLEIEIKIKNTNL from the coding sequence ATGAAATCAATAGGGAATACTATTAAAGAACGTAGAAAAATGCTTTCTATAACTCAAAGAGAGTTAGCAGAGATAGCTGGGGTTGGCATAAACACACTAACAAAGATAGAACGAGGAGAAGCAAATCCATCGTTAGAGGTTCTTAATCGTATATTAGATGCTTTGGGTCTTGAAATAGAAATAAAAATAAAGAACACCAATCTATAA
- a CDS encoding HipA N-terminal domain-containing protein produces the protein MRKGAVYLRGILAGKLIELSRNEYVFRYEDDYFNDPTMPDISLTLSKKQQEYRSSYLFPFFFNMLSEGSNRITQSRLLHIDEKDHFGILLATAQNDVTGAVTIKPL, from the coding sequence ATGAGAAAAGGAGCTGTCTATTTACGAGGAATTTTAGCAGGTAAACTAATTGAATTATCAAGAAACGAATATGTTTTTCGTTATGAAGATGATTATTTTAATGATCCAACTATGCCTGATATAAGTTTGACTTTAAGTAAGAAACAACAAGAGTACCGATCTTCATACCTATTTCCTTTCTTTTTCAATATGCTTTCTGAAGGAAGTAATCGAATTACTCAATCAAGGCTACTGCATATTGATGAAAAAGATCATTTTGGTATTTTATTAGCAACTGCACAAAACGATGTAACGGGAGCTGTAACAATAAAACCTCTCTGA
- a CDS encoding HipA domain-containing protein, giving the protein MEELTHCPSTLAQGFSTYSPAALKKLFGKQKVSHIIPYSPIENNEDDAKKFMNNRKRISLSGVQSKYSMIVHDGLLILTTEKEQGHYILKPKPEGISNPLECAANENLTMQIAEQVFKIETAANGLCFFQNGEAAYLTRRFDISPTRSKFRKEDFASLAGLTSDNAGPNYKYDKCSYEEVAELIKRYFVSVSAIPSCP; this is encoded by the coding sequence ATGGAAGAATTAACTCATTGCCCATCCACTTTAGCACAAGGCTTCAGCACTTATAGTCCTGCTGCCTTAAAAAAACTTTTTGGCAAACAAAAAGTTTCACATATCATTCCGTATTCGCCGATAGAAAATAACGAAGATGATGCAAAAAAGTTTATGAATAACCGAAAACGTATTTCATTGTCTGGAGTACAAAGTAAATATTCTATGATTGTACACGATGGTTTGTTAATTCTAACCACTGAAAAAGAACAAGGGCACTATATTCTCAAACCGAAGCCAGAGGGTATTAGCAATCCTTTGGAGTGTGCAGCAAATGAAAACCTTACCATGCAAATAGCTGAACAAGTTTTCAAAATAGAAACCGCCGCTAATGGTCTATGCTTTTTTCAAAATGGCGAAGCCGCTTATCTGACAAGAAGATTTGATATATCTCCTACAAGAAGTAAATTTAGGAAAGAAGATTTTGCTTCATTAGCAGGTCTAACATCTGATAATGCCGGGCCAAACTACAAATATGATAAATGTAGTTATGAAGAAGTGGCTGAATTAATTAAAAGATATTTCGTAAGCGTCTCCGCGATACCATCTTGTCCGTGA
- the tnpB gene encoding IS66 family insertion sequence element accessory protein TnpB (TnpB, as the term is used for proteins encoded by IS66 family insertion elements, is considered an accessory protein, since TnpC, encoded by a neighboring gene, is a DDE family transposase.) produces MFALTESMSYFLCPHYVDMRKGIYSLYQLVKSDMKRNPLSGEVFLFVGKNRESIKILHWENGGFVLYQKKLERGTFEIPRFNPSSGQYEMKWTTFVLIMEGVCIRSVKYRKRFYADLIR; encoded by the coding sequence ATGTTTGCACTTACAGAATCCATGAGCTACTTTCTCTGTCCTCACTATGTGGACATGCGAAAAGGTATCTACTCTTTGTACCAGTTGGTAAAGTCAGACATGAAACGGAACCCGCTATCGGGAGAGGTTTTTCTGTTTGTAGGTAAGAACAGAGAGTCAATCAAGATCCTACACTGGGAGAACGGAGGTTTTGTTTTATATCAGAAGAAACTTGAAAGAGGCACTTTTGAGATACCCCGTTTTAATCCTTCCAGTGGTCAGTATGAGATGAAATGGACGACGTTCGTTCTGATAATGGAGGGCGTCTGCATCCGTTCCGTAAAGTACAGGAAACGATTCTATGCAGATTTAATACGTTGA
- a CDS encoding IS66 family transposase, whose protein sequence is MVLLEQNRQQSAQLQQQSAQIERLSVQTAILTDTVRSLEESLLQKKGDIQVLTGKNRGLGKLLSNKSEKIVPQIKEEDKVEEKPRPSLKERGNNNAKRKEYFDLKTIIDEVYPNDPGFDKEKSKIISYVDSIRYEYIPPQFVKHIYRQYNCLFNEKMYTAKAPRTPLQNSNYDGSFMAGILQLRYIYSMPVERIIKLFGEQGFELNKATAHSLIKKSAWMLDRLDEVLRKTILEDSYLCMDESYYTVLTPEKNEKGKGVRKGYIWAALANQKKLIQYFYEKGSRSREVLTNYIGEEYKGAIQSDGLIDYKILETDEYPDIIRLSCFQHCKRKFLDIEADKDATQIIDVINKLYRKEHKIGKHWKPDRILEYRKKYAPPILKELKRKLLKIQSNPSMLPKSPLSKAINYTLNEYDALCNYIDRPEYALDNNAIERYMRYISLSRKNSLFCGSHDGAKRTALLYSLACSCRLNGINTFEYFTDILNRMAYINPNASDEVYQKLLPNSWTKE, encoded by the coding sequence ATGGTTCTGCTGGAGCAAAATAGGCAGCAGTCTGCACAACTTCAGCAGCAGTCTGCGCAGATAGAAAGGCTATCTGTACAGACTGCTATTCTAACCGATACGGTCCGTTCATTGGAAGAATCCCTTCTTCAGAAGAAAGGCGACATACAAGTGCTGACCGGTAAGAACCGGGGACTGGGCAAACTCTTGTCCAACAAATCAGAAAAGATAGTTCCTCAAATCAAAGAGGAGGATAAAGTGGAAGAAAAGCCTCGTCCGTCACTGAAAGAACGTGGTAACAACAACGCCAAACGTAAAGAGTATTTTGATCTGAAAACCATTATTGATGAGGTTTACCCCAATGATCCCGGCTTTGATAAGGAAAAATCCAAAATCATTAGTTATGTGGATTCTATCCGGTATGAATACATCCCACCTCAGTTTGTCAAACACATCTACCGACAGTACAACTGTTTGTTTAATGAGAAGATGTATACCGCAAAAGCGCCAAGAACTCCGCTGCAGAACTCTAACTACGACGGTTCTTTCATGGCTGGAATACTACAACTCAGATACATTTACTCCATGCCCGTTGAACGAATCATCAAATTGTTTGGCGAGCAGGGATTTGAATTGAACAAAGCTACAGCTCACTCCCTGATTAAGAAATCCGCCTGGATGCTGGATCGTTTGGATGAAGTCTTAAGAAAAACGATTCTTGAGGACAGTTACCTTTGTATGGATGAAAGCTACTATACCGTACTGACTCCAGAGAAAAACGAAAAAGGGAAAGGTGTTCGCAAAGGCTATATATGGGCAGCTCTTGCAAATCAAAAGAAACTCATACAATACTTTTATGAAAAGGGTTCCCGCTCACGCGAAGTTCTGACCAATTATATCGGGGAAGAGTACAAAGGAGCCATCCAATCGGACGGACTTATAGATTATAAAATCCTTGAAACTGATGAATATCCCGATATAATAAGACTTTCCTGCTTTCAACACTGCAAGCGTAAGTTCCTGGATATTGAAGCAGATAAGGATGCCACTCAAATAATAGATGTGATCAATAAGCTTTATAGGAAAGAGCATAAAATAGGGAAGCACTGGAAACCCGACAGGATATTAGAATACAGAAAAAAGTATGCCCCACCCATATTAAAGGAACTCAAAAGAAAACTCTTAAAAATACAATCCAATCCTTCCATGCTTCCAAAGAGCCCACTCTCGAAGGCGATTAATTATACCCTGAACGAGTATGACGCATTGTGCAATTATATAGACAGACCAGAATATGCCCTTGATAATAATGCCATAGAACGATACATGAGGTACATAAGCTTAAGCAGGAAGAACTCTCTGTTTTGCGGAAGCCACGACGGAGCAAAGAGAACAGCACTGCTTTACTCACTGGCTTGCTCATGCAGGCTAAATGGAATAAACACGTTCGAATACTTTACGGATATATTAAACCGGATGGCTTATATCAATCCCAATGCATCCGATGAAGTTTATCAGAAACTACTTCCGAATTCCTGGACAAAAGAATAA
- a CDS encoding HipA domain-containing protein, protein MEQLKFFRLVMFNFLFSNGDAHLKNFSILETKDGDFRLAPAYDLLDTRIHIDDTEFALDKGLFKEENPRNLKAGTRVIGATFQAFGTKIGLPPKTVDRELTFFTTKHLKIEELINNSFLSDKTKKTYLSHYQSRRNRLADMKL, encoded by the coding sequence ATTGAACAGTTAAAGTTCTTTCGTTTAGTCATGTTCAATTTCTTATTTTCTAATGGAGATGCTCATTTAAAGAATTTCTCTATACTTGAAACTAAAGATGGAGACTTTCGCTTAGCTCCGGCTTACGACCTTTTAGACACAAGAATCCATATCGATGATACAGAGTTTGCTCTTGATAAGGGATTATTTAAAGAAGAAAATCCTAGAAACCTCAAAGCTGGTACACGAGTTATCGGAGCCACTTTTCAAGCTTTCGGCACTAAAATTGGATTACCTCCCAAAACAGTAGATAGAGAGTTAACCTTTTTCACTACAAAACATCTTAAAATAGAAGAACTCATTAACAACTCTTTTTTATCTGATAAAACAAAGAAAACATACCTATCTCATTATCAAAGTCGTAGGAATCGTTTGGCTGATATGAAATTATAG